The following coding sequences are from one Arthrobacter sp. PvP023 window:
- a CDS encoding bifunctional PIG-L family deacetylase/class I SAM-dependent methyltransferase → MVTFSHADTGTAESEWEASGLSILPELPLDPGELAAMTFIVLAAHPDDETLGAGGFLSRLHAAGAAVDVLLCTAGEASHPDSPTTTPEQLAAVRLSEFRAAVSGLAPGATRQFLHFRDGHLDADRDRIAAAVRETIEASGRPANQVVIVAPYRSDGHTDHDVLGAVAADVAAQGGHGLLEYPVWYWLWASPGNPAWQSWVRVPLTPDEQRAKAAALLAHSSQTQPLSDQPGDEALLAGSFLDHFSRAWETFAWHRPAGGTNSAGDAEQIFDAVHSGNTDPWSYTTSWYERRKRALTLAILPQANYESGLEVGCSIGTLSVELAARCREFVAVDASSTALARAADRLSGHPSARTLHLTVPQHWPEGRFDLVVVSETGYYLTAEELAELFAQVESSLNPGGTLVLCHWRHPVSGWELDGDTVHALARRQLRWPTEGLYREKDFVLEVLVAPDGPHAGAAAPEPLPASGPDAPRDGQ, encoded by the coding sequence ATGGTGACCTTCTCGCACGCGGACACCGGCACCGCCGAGTCCGAATGGGAGGCCAGCGGCCTGTCCATCCTCCCCGAGCTTCCCCTGGACCCGGGCGAACTCGCCGCCATGACCTTCATTGTGCTGGCGGCTCATCCGGACGATGAAACCCTGGGCGCCGGAGGATTCCTGTCCCGGCTGCACGCCGCCGGCGCGGCTGTGGACGTGCTGCTTTGCACGGCCGGGGAGGCATCGCACCCGGACTCCCCGACCACGACGCCGGAACAGCTGGCCGCCGTCCGGCTCAGTGAGTTCCGGGCCGCTGTGTCCGGGCTGGCCCCCGGAGCGACCCGGCAGTTCCTGCACTTCCGGGACGGCCACCTTGACGCCGACCGGGACCGCATCGCGGCCGCCGTCCGGGAGACCATCGAAGCGTCCGGCCGCCCGGCGAACCAGGTGGTGATCGTGGCGCCGTACCGCTCCGACGGCCACACGGACCACGACGTCCTGGGCGCCGTGGCCGCAGACGTGGCGGCGCAGGGCGGGCACGGGCTGCTGGAATACCCGGTCTGGTACTGGTTGTGGGCATCACCGGGCAACCCTGCCTGGCAGTCCTGGGTCCGTGTGCCGCTCACTCCGGACGAGCAGCGGGCCAAAGCCGCGGCCCTCCTGGCCCACTCCTCGCAGACACAACCGCTGTCCGACCAGCCCGGCGACGAGGCACTCCTTGCCGGGAGCTTCCTGGACCATTTCTCCCGTGCCTGGGAAACATTCGCGTGGCACCGGCCCGCCGGCGGAACCAACAGCGCCGGCGACGCCGAGCAGATCTTCGACGCCGTGCACAGCGGCAACACCGACCCCTGGAGCTACACCACCAGCTGGTACGAACGGCGGAAGCGGGCGCTCACCCTGGCCATCCTGCCGCAGGCAAACTACGAATCCGGGCTGGAAGTCGGCTGTTCCATCGGCACGCTCAGCGTGGAACTGGCGGCCCGCTGCCGGGAGTTCGTGGCGGTTGACGCCAGCAGCACCGCCCTGGCCCGGGCTGCGGATCGCCTCTCCGGCCATCCCTCCGCCCGGACCCTGCACCTCACTGTTCCGCAGCACTGGCCGGAGGGGCGCTTCGACCTGGTGGTGGTGTCAGAGACGGGGTACTACCTGACCGCGGAGGAGCTGGCGGAACTGTTCGCGCAGGTAGAAAGCTCGCTGAACCCCGGCGGGACCCTGGTGCTCTGCCATTGGCGCCATCCGGTATCCGGCTGGGAACTGGACGGGGATACTGTCCACGCACTGGCCCGGCGGCAGCTCCGCTGGCCCACCGAAGGGCTGTACCGGGAGAAGGACTTCGTCCTGGAAGTCCTGGTTGCCCCGGACGGGCCCCACGCCGGAGCCGCCGCACCGGAACCGCTTCCTGCCAGCGGTCCGGACGCACCCCGAGATGGCCAGTGA
- a CDS encoding acyl-CoA dehydrogenase family protein, which produces MKPEARAVRISSTPQRLGAMAPLLEAVSHAAGDVPALLALARDVGRTAPRPGEGGTARLWELLASVTAVDVAAGRVLEPHLDAVAILAQAGFQAGEEGPATRGAAVEPADGAWGVFAAEGPGLRLDATADGTGKYVLNGSKPWCSLAARLDGAVLTAHLADGGRAAFAVDLHAPGVSCETPQWTSRGLREIPSGTVHFDGVSAVPVGGAGWYFQRPGFAWGGMGVAACWFGGAVAVARDFSAALAAAADKGREPDQIALAHLGETDRIITSLAGYLARTAERIDAGELSGSGAWSEALRVRGTVAAAVERVQTVVAQNLGPGPLAFNEAYGKRMADLSLYIRQHHAMRDDAQLGALTLKGDRSW; this is translated from the coding sequence ATGAAGCCAGAAGCGCGGGCAGTGCGGATCAGTTCGACGCCGCAACGGCTTGGGGCGATGGCGCCGCTGCTTGAGGCCGTGAGCCATGCAGCGGGAGATGTGCCGGCGCTGCTGGCACTGGCGCGTGACGTCGGACGGACAGCGCCCCGCCCCGGCGAAGGCGGCACGGCGCGGCTGTGGGAACTGCTGGCGTCCGTGACTGCCGTGGACGTGGCCGCGGGCCGGGTGCTCGAACCGCACCTCGACGCCGTCGCCATCCTCGCCCAGGCCGGTTTCCAAGCCGGGGAAGAGGGCCCGGCCACGCGCGGGGCTGCAGTCGAACCTGCCGACGGAGCCTGGGGCGTGTTTGCTGCGGAGGGGCCGGGGCTGCGGCTCGACGCCACGGCGGACGGCACCGGGAAATACGTCCTTAACGGTTCCAAGCCCTGGTGCTCGCTCGCTGCCCGGCTCGACGGCGCTGTGCTGACCGCACACCTCGCCGACGGCGGCCGGGCCGCCTTCGCCGTCGACCTGCATGCGCCCGGGGTTTCCTGCGAGACCCCGCAGTGGACCAGCCGGGGCCTGCGCGAAATTCCCAGCGGCACCGTGCACTTCGACGGCGTCAGCGCCGTGCCGGTGGGCGGAGCAGGCTGGTACTTCCAGCGCCCGGGCTTCGCCTGGGGCGGCATGGGCGTGGCGGCGTGCTGGTTCGGCGGAGCCGTTGCCGTGGCCCGCGACTTCAGCGCCGCGCTGGCCGCCGCGGCGGACAAGGGGCGTGAACCCGACCAGATAGCCCTGGCCCACCTGGGTGAAACCGACCGCATCATCACCTCCCTGGCCGGCTACCTGGCCCGGACGGCCGAGCGGATCGACGCCGGTGAACTGTCCGGCTCCGGCGCGTGGAGCGAAGCGCTGCGCGTGCGCGGAACCGTTGCCGCCGCCGTCGAACGCGTCCAGACGGTGGTGGCACAGAACCTGGGCCCGGGCCCCCTGGCCTTCAACGAAGCGTACGGAAAGCGCATGGCCGACCTGTCGCTGTACATCCGGCAGCACCACGCCATGCGCGATGACGCCCAGCTTGGTGCCCTGACCTTGAAAGGGGACCGCTCATGGTGA
- a CDS encoding Dps family protein, translating to MKASPTLASNLQMVLTDLIELHVQGKQAHWNIVGTNFRDLHLQLDEIVTSVRLFADETAERMRALHALPDGRSATVSADTRLEQFPEGLTATKDAVKLITARLERTVKTMRDVHDEVDEEDPTSADLLHAGISRLEQLAWMVNAETMSAKAPVTVPDED from the coding sequence ATGAAGGCTTCACCGACTCTTGCCAGCAATCTCCAGATGGTCCTGACGGACCTGATCGAGCTCCACGTCCAAGGCAAGCAGGCACACTGGAACATTGTGGGAACCAACTTCCGCGACCTCCACCTGCAGCTCGACGAAATTGTCACCAGCGTGCGGCTGTTCGCGGATGAAACCGCCGAGCGCATGCGCGCCCTGCACGCGCTGCCCGACGGCAGGAGCGCCACGGTATCAGCCGACACCCGGCTGGAACAGTTCCCCGAGGGACTCACTGCCACCAAGGACGCCGTCAAACTGATCACCGCCCGGCTGGAGCGGACCGTGAAGACCATGCGGGACGTCCATGACGAGGTGGACGAGGAAGATCCCACCAGCGCCGACCTGCTTCACGCCGGGATTTCGCGGCTGGAGCAGCTGGCGTGGATGGTCAACGCCGAGACCATGTCGGCGAAGGCCCCGGTCACAGTGCCGGACGAAGACTGA
- a CDS encoding O-methyltransferase has translation MVEHRPEPRWVAVEEYLTDVVVRPGSPLTRAVTAAADAGMPPIEVAPNAGKLLKLLVQLSGARRVLEIGTLAGFSTIWMAQGLPDDGELVTCEYLPKHARVARANVDAAGVGHKVDIRVGAALDTLPGLKDDGRGPFDFVFIDADKENNPKYLDWAIRLGRPGTAIVMDNVVWEGALLDPSMDDVNAPGIISALEMIGGDSRLDGTVMQTVGSKGWDGFALAVVR, from the coding sequence ATGGTTGAGCACAGGCCCGAGCCCCGGTGGGTGGCGGTTGAGGAGTATCTGACGGACGTCGTGGTCCGTCCCGGCAGCCCCCTCACGCGGGCCGTCACGGCCGCCGCCGACGCCGGCATGCCGCCCATCGAAGTGGCGCCGAACGCAGGCAAGCTGCTCAAGCTGCTGGTGCAGCTTTCCGGCGCCCGGCGCGTCCTGGAGATCGGTACGCTGGCCGGCTTCAGCACCATCTGGATGGCCCAGGGACTGCCCGACGACGGCGAACTCGTCACGTGCGAATACCTCCCCAAACACGCCCGTGTGGCGCGCGCGAACGTGGACGCCGCGGGGGTGGGGCACAAGGTGGACATCCGGGTGGGGGCCGCACTGGACACACTTCCGGGGCTGAAGGACGACGGCCGCGGACCCTTCGATTTTGTGTTCATCGACGCGGACAAGGAAAACAATCCGAAGTACCTGGACTGGGCCATCAGGCTGGGCCGGCCGGGCACCGCGATCGTGATGGACAACGTGGTGTGGGAGGGGGCGCTGCTTGATCCGTCCATGGACGATGTCAACGCGCCTGGAATCATCAGCGCCCTGGAAATGATCGGCGGGGACTCGCGCCTGGACGGGACGGTCATGCAGACCGTGGGCTCGAAGGGCTGGGACGGCTTTGCGCTGGCCGTGGTGCGCTGA
- a CDS encoding thiamine-binding protein produces the protein MLLAFSVAPSGRPARLAGDSTTDSTALEDAASADASVHDAVAAAVKIVRDSGLPNHTDSMFTTIEGEWDEVFAVVKEATEAVGRFGSRVSLVIKADIRPGYSGELTAKVERLETAIADAG, from the coding sequence ATGTTGCTCGCATTCTCCGTTGCACCCTCCGGCCGGCCGGCCCGCCTGGCGGGCGATTCCACCACTGACTCCACTGCGTTGGAAGACGCGGCCTCCGCAGACGCTTCAGTGCACGACGCCGTCGCTGCCGCCGTCAAGATTGTCCGGGACTCAGGCCTGCCGAACCATACGGATTCCATGTTCACCACGATCGAAGGTGAGTGGGACGAGGTGTTCGCCGTGGTCAAAGAGGCCACCGAGGCCGTGGGGCGCTTCGGCAGCCGCGTGTCGCTGGTCATCAAGGCCGACATCCGCCCCGGCTATTCCGGTGAGCTCACCGCCAAAGTGGAACGGCTGGAAACGGCCATCGCCGACGCAGGCTGA
- a CDS encoding TetR/AcrR family transcriptional regulator, whose protein sequence is MNLAVERKPLRADAARNVDKIITAARKCFREYGPDVPLQTIAVTAGVGPATLFRNFADKEQLVLAALNRQLRLMVDPVIDDALAGPDAAAGLFRVIDALMAAASEDANLLGAVAGRRGLLTGITGSLFESVAVLLGRGQAQGTLRTDISMTDVIRLLAMLIGVVDTMEPGSDAWRRPVALVEDAIRTERPRRPLPPQSPLPGTAFDSVVLA, encoded by the coding sequence ATGAACCTCGCAGTGGAACGCAAGCCCCTTCGTGCGGATGCTGCGCGCAATGTGGACAAGATCATCACCGCCGCCCGGAAGTGCTTCCGTGAGTACGGCCCCGACGTGCCGCTTCAGACCATTGCCGTAACGGCCGGCGTCGGACCCGCAACCTTGTTCCGGAACTTTGCGGACAAGGAGCAGCTGGTCCTTGCCGCACTCAACCGCCAGCTCCGCCTGATGGTTGACCCCGTGATCGATGACGCCCTGGCCGGCCCTGATGCCGCCGCCGGGCTGTTCCGCGTGATCGATGCGCTGATGGCGGCGGCCAGCGAGGATGCCAACCTGCTCGGAGCCGTGGCCGGACGCCGCGGGCTGCTGACCGGTATCACCGGCAGCCTCTTTGAGTCGGTGGCTGTCCTGCTGGGCCGCGGCCAGGCCCAGGGAACCCTGCGGACCGACATCTCCATGACGGACGTCATCCGCCTGCTGGCCATGCTGATCGGCGTCGTGGACACCATGGAACCGGGATCCGATGCGTGGAGGCGACCCGTGGCGCTGGTGGAGGATGCCATCCGCACCGAGCGCCCGCGCCGGCCCCTTCCACCGCAGTCCCCGCTGCCGGGCACGGCCTTCGATTCAGTCGTCCTGGCCTGA
- a CDS encoding GAF and ANTAR domain-containing protein, with translation MAVKLPLADELAAIFARASELLLTDETVSRALELITAAAELAVPGAAGAGVTLIDADGRKHTASASSRMVQVADERQYELGQGPCLLAWASGEPVLVSDALHDRRWPEWACAAAELGLRSSVSAPLLAGESALGSVKIYGRPENSFDHTTVRLLELFAAQATIFLINVQARESARTLSEDLRDALAHREIIAVAKGILMARYGLDEDTAMQDLLMESRRARRSLRDVSAELVSSTQPPR, from the coding sequence ATGGCGGTGAAACTACCCCTTGCGGACGAACTGGCGGCCATTTTTGCCCGCGCCTCCGAACTCCTGCTGACGGATGAGACGGTATCCAGGGCACTCGAGCTCATCACGGCCGCCGCGGAATTGGCCGTGCCCGGCGCCGCGGGCGCGGGCGTCACCCTGATCGACGCTGACGGCCGAAAACATACAGCGAGTGCGTCCAGCCGTATGGTCCAGGTTGCCGACGAACGCCAGTACGAGCTGGGCCAGGGCCCGTGCCTTCTTGCCTGGGCCAGCGGCGAACCCGTGCTGGTCAGTGACGCACTGCACGACCGGCGCTGGCCTGAGTGGGCCTGCGCCGCGGCCGAGCTGGGACTGCGGTCTTCCGTCAGTGCTCCTTTGCTCGCCGGAGAGTCCGCCCTGGGCTCCGTGAAGATCTACGGCCGCCCGGAGAACAGCTTCGACCACACCACGGTGCGCCTACTGGAGCTCTTCGCGGCGCAGGCAACCATCTTCCTGATCAACGTGCAGGCGCGTGAGAGCGCCCGGACGCTGAGTGAGGATCTCCGAGACGCACTGGCCCACCGCGAGATCATCGCCGTGGCCAAGGGAATACTCATGGCCCGGTACGGCCTGGACGAGGACACCGCCATGCAAGACCTCCTGATGGAGTCGCGGCGGGCCCGGAGGTCGCTGCGTGACGTGTCCGCCGAGCTGGTGTCCTCCACCCAGCCGCCCCGGTGA
- a CDS encoding ANTAR domain-containing protein: MTGTRLGQYLAERLQDLVLESTDVQDFLTELSVFSAGFIGKTTGLPVLCAVTLVRSRRSEVSAGSGPGARLLGEIQRATGLSPSLAALEAGATVSVPDARADSRWLRYNRAVVKAGQLSVLALPLQLDQDAAASVAFFAPEAGAFDDEAIVICEAFAARAGKAVRLAVRIGASKDLNDDLLEALRSRTSINLASGIVMGQSRCTQAEAFAILSKVSNNRNVKLRVVAEDLLRNFKTKPGATHFNG; the protein is encoded by the coding sequence ATGACCGGCACCCGGTTGGGCCAGTATCTGGCGGAGCGGCTGCAGGACCTGGTTCTGGAAAGCACCGACGTGCAGGACTTCCTCACGGAGCTGTCTGTCTTCTCCGCCGGCTTCATTGGCAAGACCACCGGACTGCCCGTGCTGTGCGCCGTCACGCTGGTCCGCTCGAGGCGGTCCGAGGTCTCCGCCGGAAGCGGACCCGGCGCGCGGCTGCTTGGGGAAATCCAGCGGGCCACAGGCCTCAGCCCGTCGCTGGCGGCCCTTGAAGCCGGCGCGACGGTTTCCGTACCCGATGCCCGGGCCGACTCCCGCTGGCTGCGCTACAACCGAGCCGTGGTAAAGGCGGGTCAGCTCAGCGTCCTGGCCCTCCCGCTGCAGCTGGATCAGGACGCTGCCGCATCCGTAGCGTTCTTCGCCCCCGAGGCAGGGGCGTTCGACGACGAGGCAATCGTGATTTGTGAAGCCTTCGCCGCCCGCGCCGGCAAAGCCGTGCGGCTGGCCGTGCGCATCGGCGCCTCAAAGGACCTCAACGACGACCTCCTCGAGGCGCTGAGGTCGCGCACCAGCATCAACCTCGCCTCGGGAATTGTCATGGGCCAGAGCCGCTGCACGCAGGCTGAGGCATTCGCGATCCTGAGCAAGGTTTCCAATAACCGCAACGTCAAGCTCCGGGTCGTGGCGGAGGACCTGCTGCGAAACTTCAAGACCAAGCCGGGAGCCACCCACTTCAACGGCTGA
- a CDS encoding AzlD domain-containing protein translates to MNLWLWLLLACLLGYAWKLLGYLVPASLLRNPRMSRIAGTMTIGLLASLTVVNAVASGQALAFDARAGALAAAGIALWFRAPFLVVVLAGAGAAAGLRMLGWS, encoded by the coding sequence ATGAATCTTTGGCTGTGGCTGTTGCTGGCTTGCCTCCTTGGCTACGCCTGGAAGCTTTTGGGCTATCTGGTCCCCGCCAGCCTCCTGCGCAACCCGCGGATGTCCCGGATTGCCGGCACCATGACCATCGGGCTGCTGGCATCGCTCACCGTCGTCAACGCGGTGGCATCGGGCCAGGCGCTGGCCTTTGACGCCCGGGCGGGCGCACTGGCTGCGGCCGGAATTGCGCTCTGGTTCCGGGCGCCGTTCCTGGTGGTGGTCCTGGCCGGGGCTGGCGCAGCGGCCGGGCTAAGGATGCTGGGCTGGAGCTAA
- a CDS encoding AzlC family ABC transporter permease yields MKLLQSPAVRVGLSISVATGLYGVSFGALGVTSGLDFWQTMALSLLLFSGGSQFAFIGVVAGGGSGVAAMGAATLLGMRNGIYGMQLNALLQPRGWRKYAAAHVTIDESTATSTGQTDPGEQKRGFWTAGIGIFVLWNVFTAVGALAGGALGDPRQWGLDGAAVAAFLGLLWPRLKGREPVAIAVVCALATVLAVPFVPAGIPILIAAFVAAAIGWFSHGRSDEGLEPDVDPYAEHHHGQRDEGAHLRRHPDTGGAAK; encoded by the coding sequence ATGAAGCTGCTTCAATCCCCGGCCGTGCGTGTGGGGCTGTCCATCAGCGTCGCCACGGGGCTTTACGGGGTATCCTTCGGGGCGCTGGGCGTGACGTCCGGGCTGGACTTCTGGCAGACCATGGCGCTGAGCCTGCTGCTGTTCAGCGGCGGTTCGCAGTTCGCGTTCATCGGCGTGGTGGCGGGCGGCGGGTCGGGGGTGGCCGCCATGGGGGCGGCCACGCTCCTGGGCATGCGCAACGGTATCTACGGCATGCAGCTCAACGCGCTGCTGCAGCCGCGCGGGTGGCGGAAGTATGCCGCGGCCCACGTCACCATCGACGAGTCAACCGCCACCAGCACCGGGCAAACCGACCCGGGAGAGCAAAAGCGCGGATTCTGGACGGCCGGCATCGGCATCTTCGTGCTGTGGAATGTGTTCACTGCCGTCGGGGCACTGGCAGGCGGCGCCCTGGGGGATCCCAGGCAGTGGGGGCTCGACGGCGCCGCGGTAGCAGCCTTCCTCGGCCTGCTCTGGCCGCGGCTCAAGGGCCGCGAGCCGGTGGCGATCGCCGTGGTGTGCGCCCTGGCCACGGTACTGGCGGTGCCGTTCGTGCCCGCGGGAATTCCCATCCTGATAGCAGCTTTTGTGGCCGCTGCGATCGGCTGGTTCAGCCACGGACGGAGTGACGAAGGCCTGGAGCCTGACGTGGACCCCTACGCCGAACACCACCACGGACAGCGGGACGAAGGCGCTCACCTGCGTCGGCACCCCGATACAGGAGGTGCCGCGAAATGA
- a CDS encoding ABC transporter ATP-binding protein yields MSSVVEMTGVVKRFGTVTALDGLDFNVAAGEVHGFLGPNGSGKSTTLRLLLGMLRANSGSIRVLGLDPWHDVAALHRRLAYVPGDVALWPNLTGGEVIDLLGRLQGGQDRGRRDRLLQTFDLDPTKKSRTYSKGNRQKVALVAALATDAELFLLDEPTSGLDPLMEDAFRGCVRELRAQGRTILLSSHILSEAEALSDRVSIIRAGRVVESGPLEQLRHLTRTSVTADVARVPAGLDLLPGVHDVLVSDHRVSAQVDPAALGPFLQALTAAGLHALTSHPPTLEDLFLRHYGPAGSLESARR; encoded by the coding sequence ATGAGCAGCGTGGTGGAAATGACCGGCGTCGTCAAGCGCTTTGGAACGGTGACTGCCCTCGACGGGCTCGACTTCAACGTGGCGGCGGGCGAGGTTCACGGCTTCCTGGGTCCCAACGGGTCCGGCAAGTCCACCACGCTGCGGCTTCTGCTCGGCATGCTGCGTGCCAACTCGGGCTCGATTCGGGTGCTGGGCCTGGATCCCTGGCACGATGTTGCCGCGCTGCACCGCCGGCTGGCGTACGTGCCCGGGGACGTTGCCTTGTGGCCGAACCTGACCGGCGGAGAAGTGATCGACCTGCTGGGGCGCCTCCAGGGCGGACAGGACCGCGGCCGGCGGGACCGGCTGCTGCAGACCTTCGACCTCGACCCCACCAAGAAGTCGCGCACGTATTCCAAGGGCAACCGGCAAAAAGTTGCCCTGGTGGCGGCCTTGGCCACCGACGCCGAGCTCTTCCTCCTGGACGAGCCCACCAGCGGGCTGGACCCGTTGATGGAAGACGCCTTCCGCGGGTGCGTGCGTGAGCTGCGGGCGCAGGGCCGCACGATCCTGCTGAGCAGCCACATCCTGAGTGAGGCCGAAGCGCTTTCGGACAGGGTCAGCATCATCCGCGCCGGCCGGGTGGTGGAGTCCGGGCCGCTCGAGCAGCTGCGGCACCTGACCCGGACGTCGGTCACGGCCGACGTCGCGCGCGTGCCAGCCGGCTTGGATCTCCTGCCCGGCGTCCACGACGTCCTGGTGTCGGACCACCGTGTAAGCGCCCAGGTGGACCCCGCGGCACTGGGCCCGTTCCTGCAGGCCCTGACGGCCGCGGGGCTGCACGCCCTGACCAGCCACCCTCCCACGCTGGAGGATCTGTTCCTGCGCCACTACGGCCCCGCCGGATCGCTCGAATCGGCACGGCGATGA
- a CDS encoding ABC transporter permease has protein sequence MTRTAEAHTATTRASTTGTLSGTGVMVRLALRRDRWMLPLWILGFAIIAYSTAAAGAGLYPDEPSRVAAATALNATASMVALFGRIYDPASLGALSLIKYTAFMTAILAVLMVILTIRHTRGDEESGRLELLGGGRLGRDAPLVSALAISFATSILTGLLSAAALAVGGLPGSGSLAFGLGWAATGMAYSTVAAVAAQVTASARAATGFSIGVIAVTYGLRAVGDLAEPGPSVWSWLSPIGWNQQIRAYAGDHWWVLSLPLALCAALVPVAFFLRGRRDLGAGLRDERPGPARGKLSGVLGLAVRLQYRVLVAWGVAFVLFGVVIGSLVGNVADFLTSPGAQDLMRALGGPQALTDAFLAAEISIMGILAAAYGISAANHLRSEESAGHTEALLGTATTRIRWAGSHYAVALAGVGLLQLLTGVSIGIGAAAAVNDAGLVARCTVAALAQIPAAWVLTSAALAVFGWVPRMTAAVWVLLLGLIALGEFGVLWNAPEWLMDLSPFRHTPLLPVDAEGIPALVALTAAAALLGALGFAGWRRRDLAA, from the coding sequence ATGACCCGCACCGCCGAGGCCCACACCGCGACGACCCGTGCCTCAACGACCGGAACGCTGTCCGGCACCGGCGTTATGGTCCGGCTCGCGCTCCGGCGGGACCGGTGGATGCTGCCGCTGTGGATCCTGGGCTTCGCCATCATTGCCTACTCGACCGCAGCGGCCGGGGCAGGGCTGTACCCGGACGAGCCCAGCCGGGTGGCAGCCGCCACCGCGCTGAACGCCACGGCGTCCATGGTGGCGCTGTTCGGGCGGATCTACGATCCTGCCTCGCTCGGTGCCCTTTCGCTCATCAAATACACCGCCTTCATGACAGCCATCCTGGCCGTGCTCATGGTCATCCTCACCATCCGGCACACACGGGGGGACGAGGAAAGCGGGCGGCTGGAACTCCTCGGCGGCGGACGGCTGGGACGGGACGCACCGCTGGTGTCCGCGCTGGCCATCAGCTTTGCAACCAGCATCCTCACCGGGCTGCTCTCGGCGGCCGCGCTTGCCGTCGGCGGCCTGCCCGGCAGCGGATCACTGGCCTTCGGGCTGGGCTGGGCCGCCACCGGGATGGCCTACAGCACCGTGGCAGCTGTGGCGGCGCAGGTGACGGCAAGCGCCCGGGCGGCCACCGGGTTCAGCATCGGGGTCATTGCCGTGACCTACGGGCTGCGCGCGGTTGGCGACCTCGCCGAACCCGGCCCGTCGGTCTGGTCCTGGCTCTCGCCCATCGGGTGGAACCAGCAGATCCGGGCCTACGCCGGCGACCACTGGTGGGTCCTTTCGTTGCCGCTGGCCCTCTGCGCAGCCCTTGTCCCTGTTGCGTTTTTCCTGCGGGGCCGCCGCGACCTCGGCGCCGGACTGCGTGATGAGCGGCCCGGCCCTGCCCGCGGCAAGCTCTCCGGCGTCCTGGGGCTCGCCGTGCGCCTGCAGTACCGCGTCCTGGTGGCGTGGGGTGTGGCGTTTGTCCTCTTCGGGGTGGTGATCGGCTCGCTCGTCGGCAACGTGGCGGATTTCCTGACGTCGCCGGGCGCCCAGGACCTGATGCGGGCGCTGGGCGGCCCGCAGGCCCTCACCGACGCGTTCCTCGCAGCCGAGATCAGCATCATGGGGATACTCGCGGCGGCCTACGGCATCTCGGCCGCCAACCATCTCCGCAGCGAGGAATCGGCGGGGCATACCGAGGCCCTGCTGGGCACGGCCACCACCCGCATCCGCTGGGCGGGCAGCCACTACGCCGTGGCCTTGGCCGGCGTCGGGCTGCTGCAACTGCTGACCGGAGTCTCCATCGGCATCGGGGCCGCGGCCGCCGTCAACGATGCCGGACTGGTGGCCCGGTGCACCGTGGCGGCCCTGGCCCAGATTCCGGCGGCGTGGGTGCTGACCAGTGCGGCCCTGGCGGTGTTCGGCTGGGTACCCCGGATGACAGCGGCCGTCTGGGTGCTCCTGCTGGGACTCATTGCACTGGGTGAATTCGGCGTGCTCTGGAATGCCCCGGAATGGCTGATGGACCTCTCGCCGTTCCGGCATACCCCGCTGCTCCCGGTGGACGCGGAGGGAATTCCGGCGCTGGTGGCCCTCACGGCGGCGGCGGCACTGCTCGGCGCACTGGGTTTCGCGGGATGGCGGCGGCGCGACCTTGCCGCCTGA